One genomic window of Arvicola amphibius chromosome 4, mArvAmp1.2, whole genome shotgun sequence includes the following:
- the Nhlrc4 gene encoding NHL-repeat-containing protein 4: MLGPTWEALAPTSMLGLEGPCWVGPGPDGGLAVSEEFGDVQLFGSAHQPLGSLETLTGHCFGQPAGVCSDSEGSIIVADEQKHQVTLFPRVGPPICLQLEGLERPLGIACAPQGQLVVADAGDNCIKVYQYLGEMA, from the coding sequence ATGTTGGGACCAACTTGGGAGGCCCTGGCTCCAACCTCCATGCTAGGTCTAGAGGGCCCCTGTTGGGTAGGTCCAGGGCCTGATGGGGGCCTTGCTGTGAGTGAAGAATTTGGGGATGTGCAGCTGTTTGGCAGTGCCCACCAGCCTCTAGGCTCCCTGGAAACCCTGACTGGGCATTGCTTCGGCCAGCCTGCAGGTGTGTGCTCTGATTCAGAGGGTAGCATTATTGTGGCTGATGAGCAGAAGCACCAGGTAACCCTGTTTCCCCGGGTTGGGCCACCCATCTGCTTGCAGTTGGAGGGACTAGAGAGGCCCTTGGGTATAGCCTGTGCTCCCCAGGGCCAACTGGTGGTGGCAGATGCAGGGGATAACTGCATCAAGGTGTACCAGTATCTTGGAGAGATGGCCTGA